From Micromonospora auratinigra:
CCGGGCGAGCAGGCGGTCGGCCAGCGCCCCGGCGAGCGCCCCGGTCCCGGCGGCGACCGCCAGCGCGGCGCTGAGCAGCCCACCGAGCGAGGCGCCCAGCGCCACCTCGACGAGGGCCACCACGGCGAGCAGGACACCGCCGGCCAGCACCAGCCGCTGGGTCGGCGTCGGCCCGGCCGGTCGCGGCGCGTCGGCGGCCTGCGCGTGCTGGCGTACCGCGCCACCGGCGGAGAGGAACGCGTACGCCTTGAACACGCCGTGCCCGACCAGGTGCACGGCGGCCAGTCCGAACGCGCCGAGACCGCACTGGGCCAGCATGAAGCCCATCTGGGCCACGGTGGACCGGGCCAGCGCGCCCTTGGCGTCGGTGCGTACCGCGCCGAACAGGGTGCCGGCGGCGGCGGTCAGCAGGCCGACCAGCAGGGCCACCGCCAGCACCCCGGGTGCGGCCACGAAGACCGGGGCCAGGGTGATCAGCAGGAAGCCGACCACGTTCACCATGCCGGCGTGCAGGAACGCCGACACCGGGGTGGGCGCGTCCAGCGTGCTCGGCAGCCAGCCGTGCACCGGCACCTGCGCCGAGCGGACCATGCCCGCCGCCAGCAGCAGCAGTCCCGCCGGGACCAGCAGGCCGGGCGGGGCGTCGGCGGCGGCGTCGCGTACCGCCGCCAGGTCCCCGGCGCGCAGGCCGACGGCGAGCAGGACCAGGCCGCCGACCAGGGCGAGGTCGGCCGCCAGGAACAGCCGCCGGACGCGGCGGGTGGCGTCGCGTACCCGGGGCCGGTCGCGGTGGTGACCGATCAGGCCGGCGAGCAGCCGGCCGGCGAGGACCCAGCCGAGGGCCAGCTGCCCGAGGTTGGGCGCGGTCGCCATCAGCAGGGTGGCGGCGGTCGCGCCCGCGACCCGGGCCTGGAAGGCCGCGGCGCGCGGGTCGCCGTCGAGGTAGCGGCGGGCGTAGCCGGAGACGGCGGCGGCGATGCCGCAGACGAGCAGGACGAACAGGGCGACGAAGCGGTCGACCCGGACGCCGATGCTGACCGGTACGTCGGCGACGACCGGGCGCAGCAGCGTGCCGGTGACGGGTCCGTCGACGGCCGTCACGGCGAGCAGCAGGACGGCTCCGCCCGCTGCCAGGGCCAGCAGCGGGCCGGTGACCCGGGCGGCGTGCCGGGAGTCGCGGGTCACGAGTGCGCTCAGGGACGCCAGCGCGGGTGCGGCGAGCACCGCGGTGATCAGTGCGATGGTCATGGCCACCTCCTAACAAGCGCACTCTAGAACACGATTTAGAATTCCGGTATTGTGAGTCGCATGACCATGGTGGAGGAGAACGAGCCGGGGCGCGCCACCGCCGCGGGCGACCCGGTGACCCGGACCCTGGGCCTGCTGCTCGCGGGTCACCGCCGGTACCGCGACGGCAGGGCGTCGACGGCGGATCCGGTGGATGGCCCGGTCGCGGCGGTGCTCGGCTGCGCCGACCCGCAACCGGCACTCTTCGGCGGGCTACCGCTCTACGAGGTGCGCACCGCCGGTCTGCGGGTCGGCCCGGCCGTGCTCGGCAGCGTGGAGTACGCCGTCGACCGGCTCCGTCTCCCGCTGGTGGTGGTCCTGGGCCACCTCCGCTGCGGTGTGCCCGGCGCCGGCGGGCCCGCGCACGTCCGGGCCACCCTCGCCGCGCTGCGCCGGGGCTCCCGCGTCCTCGACACCGCCGTCGCCGACGGTCGCTGCGCCCTGGTCGGCATGTGCTGGCACGAGGACCGGGACCTGGTCCGCCCGGTGCTGCCCCGGGCCGTGCCGGCGGCGCACGGCCGGCGGCTGCGACCCCCCTCGCGCCGCACGGTCCGGGCGCGCTGACGCCCCGGCGGCTGACGACCTGTCCCTGGCCGGCGCCCGGTCCGGGGCCGCCTGACGTCCGGCGGCTACCGGCCGGTCCCTGGCCGGCGCACGGCCCGAGCCGGCCGGCGCCCGGCGGCTACCGGCCGGACGTGGGTGCGCCGTCGCCTGCCCGAGCGACCCGGGCCGGCACGGCCCGGTCGGTACCCGCGCCGGGCACGGTCACGGGTTGCAGTGCGGGCACACCCCCGGGTCCGCCGCGCCCGGCCGGACCGGCTCGACCCGCCGGTACCCGCACGATCCGCAGCCGGACACCCGTTCCGCGACCAGGTCGGTCGGCGTGCCGCAGGCCGCGCAGGGCAGGCCGGGATGCGTGGCGACCAGCCCGAAGCCGGGCGTCGCACAGTCGGGACAGGGTGTGGCCACCCGCCGCGCGAGCCGCCGGCCCGCCTCGGCGATCACCGCCATCCGCCGGGGATTGTGGTGGGCCCTCAGGTCCGCCGCCACCCGGGCCCGGCCGTCCGGACTGGCGGTGGCCGCCGCCGCGACCGCGGCCAGCAGGGCCGGCACCCGGACGATCCCCTTCACCGGCGCCGCACCCGGCACCGGCACCGCCGGCGCCACCGTCACCGCGTGCCCGGGCAGCCCGGTCCGCCGGGCGAATTGCAGCAGCTCACCCCGGTCGCGGCCGTCGGTCAGCAGCTCGGCGTGGTTGCTGGCCAGGCTGGTCGCCCGCTCCCGGACCACCAGCCCGAGCCGGTCGTCGACCAGCGCCACGTACTCGACCTGGAGGCTGCACCAGGGCAGCGACGGATGCGGACCGAAGCTGCCCTCGCTGGCCACCCCGACCGCACAGCCGGCCGCCGCCATGCCCAACCGCGCCTTCGCGACCACCACCTGCTCGGCCGGCCCGGGTCGCTCGATCTCCCCGGTGAAGGTGCCCAGCGCGTCGGTGTCCACCTCCGGCACCCGCAGGCGCAGGCCGAGGTGGCGCCGCAGCGGCGGACCGAGCGCCACCCGCTTGCCGTGCCGGGTCGCCAGGCTCGCCACCACGTCGCGGTACACCCCCCGGAGGGTACGCCGCCGGCCGGTCCCGCCGGCGTCGTTCCGCCGCCCGGACGGGGCCGGCCGGCCCGGGGTGGCCGCCGTCGTTGTTTCCTCCGACCGTCACCGGGTACGCCGGGCCGTCGGTCGGGTCCGGGGACGGGAGCGGGCATGGTGGCGGTGCGGCGCGGGAACGGTCGAGGCTGACCGTGTGCGGGATCAGCGGGGAGGCGCGGTTCGACGGCACGCCGCCGGACGCCTCGGCCGTCGGGCGGATGACCGAGGCGATGCGGTCCCGGGGACCCGACGGCGCCGGGTCGTGGCACGACGAGTGGGTGGCCCTGGGGCACCGGCGGCTGACCGTCATCGACCTCTCCGACGCCGCGGCGCAGCCGATGGCCCGCGACGACCTGCGCCTCGCGCTGGTCTTCAACGGCTGCGTCTACAACTACCCGCAGCTGCGCGAGGAGCTGACCGCCGCGGGGCACACCTTCCGCTCCACCGGCGACACCGAGGTGGTCCTCGTCGCGTACGCACAGTGGGGCGAGGACTTCGTCGACCACCTGGTGGGGATGTTCGCCGTGGCGCTGGTCGACCGGGCCCGGCGGCGGCTCGTGCTGGCCCGCGACCGGCTCGGCATCAAGCCGCTGTACCTCGCCGAGACCCCGGGGCGGCTGCGCTTCGCCTCCACCCTGCCCGCCCTGCTGCGCGCCGGCGACGTGGACACCGACGTGGACCCGGTGGCGCTGCACCACTACCTGTCCTGGCACTCGATCGTGCCCGCCCCGCGGACCATCCTGCGCGGCGTCCGGAAGCTGCCGCCGGCCACCGTGCGGGTGGTCGAGGCCGACGGCCGCAGCCGGGAGCGCGTCTACTGGCGGCCGGAGTACGTCCGGGACCCGGACCGGGCCGGCATGGACGCCCGCGACTGGCGGGCCGCCGTGGGTGACGCGCTGCGCACCGCGGTACGCCGGCGGCTGGTCGCCGACGTGCCGGTCGGGGTGCTGCTCTCCGGCGGCCTGGACTCCAGCCTGATCGTGGCGCTGCTCGCCGAGGCCGGGCAGCAGCACCTGCAGACCTTCAGCATCGGCTTCAGCGGCCGCGACGGCGAGGCCGGCGACGAGTTCCACTACTCCGACCTGGTCGCCCGCGCCTACGACACCGACCACCACCGGATCCGGCTGGCCGACGACGACCTGGTCAACGCGGTGCGCCGGGCGATCGCCGCGATGACCGAGCCGATGGGCAGCCACGACGTGGTCGCTTTCCACCTGCTCTCCGAACAGGTGGCCCGGCACGTCAAGGTGGCCCAGTCCGGGCAGGGCGCGGACGAGGTCTTCGCCGGCTACGGCTACCACCAGCCGCTCGCCGACATACCGCGCGACGCCGCCGAGGCGACCTTCGCCGCCGCGTTCTTCGACCGGGACCACGCCGAGCTGAACCGGGTGGTCGACCCGGCGTACGCGCTGGAGCGGGACGCGAGCCGGGAACTGCTCGCCGCCGACCTGGCCGCGCCGGGCGCGCAGACCGCGCTGGACGCGGTGCTGCGGCTGGACACCCACCTGATGCTCCCCGACGACCCGGTGAAACGGGTCGACAGCATGAGCATGGCCTGGGGCCTGGAGGTGCGTACCCCCTTCCTGGATCAGGACCTCGTCGCGCTGGCCGCGGCCTGCCCGCCCGAGCACAAGGTGGCCCAGGGCGGCAAGGGCGTGCTCAAGGAGGTGGCCCGGGAGGTGTTGCCGGCCGAGGTGATCGACCGGCCGAAGGGCTACTTCCCGGTGCCGGCGCTGCGCAACGTCGACGGCCCGGTACGGGAGCTGGTGGCACAGGCCCTCGACGCGCCGGCCGCCCGGGACCGCGCGCTCTTCGACCGCGCGTACGTGGCGGGGCTGCTGGCCGAGCCGGAGCGGGCGCAGGCGGCGGCCGGCAGCAACAAACTCTGGCAGCTCGGGCTGCTGGAGCTCTGGCTCCAGTCGCACGGGATCGGGTGACGCCGGCCGGTTGCCGGGGAAGGAGTGGACGTGAAGTTCCTCATCGACACCACCGAGGACGGCGGGTACGGGTTCACCATGGTCGCCGACGACGGCCAGCTGCTGGCCACCGGTCAGGGCTGCTCGGACAAGGCCGCCCTGCTGGCCCGGGTCGCCGGCATCATGCACGGGGCCGGCGCGGCCGCGATCGAGGACCGGACGGAACCGGGGCCGGTGCCCGAGTCGAGCGTGGTGCCGCTCTCCGGCGAGCCCGACATGGCCCGGCTGGGCCGCTCGGACCTTCCGCCGATCTGAGCGGCGACCGCGTTCAGACCCGGACGGTCTCGGCGGCGAGGTGGTCGAGCGTCGCGCGGACGTCCCCGTCGGTGGCGGACATGATCCGCCGCTGCCGGCTGGCGCCGGAGCCGTCGCGGCGCAGCCGGTCGAGGTGGCGCAGCACGGTGTCCAGGTCGCCGTGCCGGCGCAGCGCCGCGGCGACCGTGGCGACCAGGTCGTCGATGAGCTCCCAGGCCGGACGGGCCCGGCCGACCCGCAGGTCGATCAGCTCGCCGTCCACGCCGTCGTGCGCGGCCCGCCAGTGTGCCGCCGCCACCAGGCAGTCCCGGATCCGTTGCGCCGGGCGGCCGGCGACCACGTCGTCGACCAGGGTGGCGACCAGGCCCCGGACCAGCGCGGCCACCAGCACCGTGTCGTCCGCGGTCGGGCAGACGTCGCCGACCCGGACCTCCACCGTGGGGTACGCGACGGACAGCCGGGCGTACCAGTAGACCATCGCCGGATCGAGCATGATCCCGGCGGTGATCAGCTCGGCGACCGTGCCGTCGTAGTCGGCGGCGGAGCTGAAGTACGGGGTGGGTCCGGCGCTGGGCCAGCGGTCGAACTGCAGTGAGCGCCAGCTGGCGTACCCGGTGTCCCGGCCGTCGTGCAGCGGCGAGTTGGTGGTGAGCGCCTGCACCACCGGCAGCCACGGCCGCAGGTGGTTGCAGACCTGCACGGCCAGCTCCCGGTCCGGCACGCCCACGTGCACGTGGCAGCCGCAGACCGCCGGGTCGTGCGCCACCGGCCCGAACCGGCGGGACATGTCCTGGTAGC
This genomic window contains:
- a CDS encoding carbonic anhydrase, coding for MTMVEENEPGRATAAGDPVTRTLGLLLAGHRRYRDGRASTADPVDGPVAAVLGCADPQPALFGGLPLYEVRTAGLRVGPAVLGSVEYAVDRLRLPLVVVLGHLRCGVPGAGGPAHVRATLAALRRGSRVLDTAVADGRCALVGMCWHEDRDLVRPVLPRAVPAAHGRRLRPPSRRTVRAR
- a CDS encoding DUF6671 family protein produces the protein MYRDVVASLATRHGKRVALGPPLRRHLGLRLRVPEVDTDALGTFTGEIERPGPAEQVVVAKARLGMAAAGCAVGVASEGSFGPHPSLPWCSLQVEYVALVDDRLGLVVRERATSLASNHAELLTDGRDRGELLQFARRTGLPGHAVTVAPAVPVPGAAPVKGIVRVPALLAAVAAAATASPDGRARVAADLRAHHNPRRMAVIAEAGRRLARRVATPCPDCATPGFGLVATHPGLPCAACGTPTDLVAERVSGCGSCGYRRVEPVRPGAADPGVCPHCNP
- a CDS encoding N-acetylglutaminylglutamine amidotransferase, encoding MCGISGEARFDGTPPDASAVGRMTEAMRSRGPDGAGSWHDEWVALGHRRLTVIDLSDAAAQPMARDDLRLALVFNGCVYNYPQLREELTAAGHTFRSTGDTEVVLVAYAQWGEDFVDHLVGMFAVALVDRARRRLVLARDRLGIKPLYLAETPGRLRFASTLPALLRAGDVDTDVDPVALHHYLSWHSIVPAPRTILRGVRKLPPATVRVVEADGRSRERVYWRPEYVRDPDRAGMDARDWRAAVGDALRTAVRRRLVADVPVGVLLSGGLDSSLIVALLAEAGQQHLQTFSIGFSGRDGEAGDEFHYSDLVARAYDTDHHRIRLADDDLVNAVRRAIAAMTEPMGSHDVVAFHLLSEQVARHVKVAQSGQGADEVFAGYGYHQPLADIPRDAAEATFAAAFFDRDHAELNRVVDPAYALERDASRELLAADLAAPGAQTALDAVLRLDTHLMLPDDPVKRVDSMSMAWGLEVRTPFLDQDLVALAAACPPEHKVAQGGKGVLKEVAREVLPAEVIDRPKGYFPVPALRNVDGPVRELVAQALDAPAARDRALFDRAYVAGLLAEPERAQAAAGSNKLWQLGLLELWLQSHGIG
- a CDS encoding YegP family protein, which codes for MKFLIDTTEDGGYGFTMVADDGQLLATGQGCSDKAALLARVAGIMHGAGAAAIEDRTEPGPVPESSVVPLSGEPDMARLGRSDLPPI
- a CDS encoding carboxylate-amine ligase, which produces MAIRATSSPTASTASVLTLGVEEEFLLLDPVSGESLPVADRVRAGLAGACREQSRQEFRHSMVEMVTPVCTDLDELRTHLVNLRRAAADAAERAGARLVAVGATPVHEAHRSVPDERRYQDMSRRFGPVAHDPAVCGCHVHVGVPDRELAVQVCNHLRPWLPVVQALTTNSPLHDGRDTGYASWRSLQFDRWPSAGPTPYFSSAADYDGTVAELITAGIMLDPAMVYWYARLSVAYPTVEVRVGDVCPTADDTVLVAALVRGLVATLVDDVVAGRPAQRIRDCLVAAAHWRAAHDGVDGELIDLRVGRARPAWELIDDLVATVAAALRRHGDLDTVLRHLDRLRRDGSGASRQRRIMSATDGDVRATLDHLAAETVRV